CAAAACCATCATCTGCCTCTACACCGGCTCGGATTTGCGCACGCGCGGTCTGGTGCCGGCAGTGGACCGCCAGGCCGATCTCCGGCTGACGCTGGAATTCGACCATCTCCTGCTCGATCCCAGCCTGCATCATCTTTTCTTCCCGTTCGAATTCGAGCGTTATGTCGTGCAGCCGGCGAAATCTTCGGGCCCGCTGGTCATCGGCCATGCGCCCACCAATCGCCATGCCAAGGGCAGCGAGTTGATCATCGCCGCGGTGCAAAGCCTGGCCGGCGAATTTCCCGTGCGTTTGGAGTTGATCGAGGGGATGCCGCATGCCGAAGCCATGCGGCGCAAAGCAGCGTGCGATATTTTCATCGACAATCTGGGCGAGCTGGGCTACGGCGTCAACGCGATCGAGGCCCTGGCGCTCGGCATCTGCACCTGCACCAGCTTGATGCCCGATTTCAGCGCGCGCTATCCTGATCACGGCTTCGTCGAAATCACGGCGCAGAATCTCGTCGAAAAACTGCGCTGGCTCTGCCGGCACCCGGATGAGCGCATGCGCCTGGCGCGGGCAGGCCGCGCCTGGGCGCTGGCACATCATGGCGCGCAGGCCGTGGTACAACATATTCATCACCTTCTGCACAGGCAGCAGCATGCGCATTCTGTTCATCAATAGCATTCGCATGTTCGGCGGCGGCGAGGTGTGGATGCTGCGCACGCTGCAGGCGCTCGCGGCCGCCGGCCATCAGGTGTGGTTGTGTTGCCGGCCGGCCACGGCGCTGGCGGCGTGCGCCGCCGCCCGGGGCATACCACTCAAGCTGCTGTCCTTCCGCAGCGATTTCGATCCTCTGCAGCTCTGCCAGTTGGCATGCTGGATGAAACGGCATGACTTCGACGTGGTGCTGACCAACATGGACAAGGAGCTGCGTCTGGGCGGTCTGGCGGCACGGCTGGCGGGGGTGCCTGCCATCATTCCGCGGCGCGGGATTGATTATCCGCTCAAGAATCGCTGGCGCTACCGCTTTGCATACAATGTGCTGGCCACGCATGTGCTCGCCAATTCCCAAGCCACCAAGGCCGCCCTTTTGCGCCATGCGCCCTGGCTGGCGCCGGAGCGCATCAGCGTGATCTACAACGGCATCGATCCGGCGGAATTTGCCGCCGCCGACGGCACCAGCCTGCGAAAAAAATGGCAGCTTCCCGCCGACGCGCCCGTGCTCGGCTTCGTCGGGCAGTTGGACGAGCGCAAAGGCCTCACGGTGCTGCTGGCGGCGTTCGCGAAAATTTTGCCGCAGGTGCCGGCGGCGCGACTGGTGCTGGTTGGCGAAGGCCCGTTGCGCACCATGATCGAGAGCGAACGACAGCGCCAGGGCTGGCAGCAACATCTGCTGCTTGCCGGCTTCGTTGACGACATTCCCGCCGTGATGGCGGCGATCGATGTGCTGCTGCTGCCTTCGTTTTGGGAGGGTTTCGGTTTGGTGTTGATCGAAGCCATGGCCGCGGGCAAACCG
This genomic window from candidate division KSB1 bacterium contains:
- a CDS encoding glycosyltransferase, giving the protein MRILFINSIRMFGGGEVWMLRTLQALAAAGHQVWLCCRPATALAACAAARGIPLKLLSFRSDFDPLQLCQLACWMKRHDFDVVLTNMDKELRLGGLAARLAGVPAIIPRRGIDYPLKNRWRYRFAYNVLATHVLANSQATKAALLRHAPWLAPERISVIYNGIDPAEFAAADGTSLRKKWQLPADAPVLGFVGQLDERKGLTVLLAAFAKILPQVPAARLVLVGEGPLRTMIESERQRQGWQQHLLLAGFVDDIPAVMAAIDVLLLPSFWEGFGLVLIEAMAAGKPVITTNISSMPEIVEHGLTGFLLPPGDAGALAAHACALLQDGEQRRAMGEAARRRVAGKFSHALMMQQLETLFAREARRKTWRRR
- a CDS encoding glycosyltransferase, which gives rise to MSSCRRILHLAPFNTSGVPITCVRAERRLGWHSRLITFGRDPRGYEEDVCLELPLLDFAGLRWAKRLFSHPDRLQVNNTRHITRSGPPQWQPHTRAEQWLLQLREWLWTPAIQRALAAVDFWNFDVYQFDGGMEFYRDGRLVRELKRRGKTIICLYTGSDLRTRGLVPAVDRQADLRLTLEFDHLLLDPSLHHLFFPFEFERYVVQPAKSSGPLVIGHAPTNRHAKGSELIIAAVQSLAGEFPVRLELIEGMPHAEAMRRKAACDIFIDNLGELGYGVNAIEALALGICTCTSLMPDFSARYPDHGFVEITAQNLVEKLRWLCRHPDERMRLARAGRAWALAHHGAQAVVQHIHHLLHRQQHAHSVHQ